DNA from Labrus bergylta chromosome 3, fLabBer1.1, whole genome shotgun sequence:
GTGAAAAAAGGGAAATCagactacattacttctttgagcaagtgtaaaaaaaaaaatagttaacAAATGTAGAGCACTGGacaatcaaagaaaataatgtaaaagGACACAATACCTTATATTCtaatgttttggattttttttctagtCGTTCTAACTCCGCTCTCTGGTTGATGATGACTTTGTCTTTCTCACTCAGTTTGCTTCGTTGGTCATGAAGGAAGTTCTCCTTTGCATTAAGCTGACTGTCAAACTGCTGAATCATGGATTTCAGAGTAGTGGCTGCAGGAGAAAACACATGTTGCTTATCCCTGTAGATAAAAAAGGACTCAAAGACCAATAAAAATCCTTTCAAATATTAGATTAAGGTGTCATGGGCAGATAAGccggagtttaaaaaaaaaaaatgccttcaAAAGATTACTAATTTTTGTTATTGCCTAAAATTAGCAGTGAGGAGAACTTTGTATCCACACCAGAGTCTCATTTGGCTGTAGTATAAAAAGCCCAAACCGGTTTTGTCGAACTGCTCTGTCATCATCTGACGGATTCGATGCCTCCTTTCCAGGACCTCAATCAGGCGGGGCAACGTCATATCATCAGCTGGGTCAGCCAGCTCACAGGGAGGGAGGGCTGGAAGGCTTTCTATGAGCTGACTCATTAAACTTTGGTCATCTAATGTGGGAATAAGAACACATTTAAGCAGATTTAGTAACAtataactgaaataaaatagtTTAATATATGTTATGAATATATAACATGTAAGAACACACCCCGACATGAGCACAACGAGCTAGCAATACAAACTTGAGGGTAATTTACCGGCATTATTCGGACCTTCCCTCTCTTCTAGGCGACGTGACAGCTCATCTCTGAAGACCTGGTTTCTGTGTCTGCGTCCAGCAGCAAGGCCACAGATAGGCCGGTCAACTGGCCGAGCAATCTCCACCTCCTGGGTCATCTCAGCAAAACGCATCACCAGCTGCAAAACAAAGAATTGCatttttttagaaacacactCATAGTTCCTTCAAGCCTCCAGCAATTCTCAAAGTTAAAAACTTGGAGAATATCTGGATATTTGGGGGACAATTAGAAGAGACAACAGATAAGTCGCTGTCAAATACCATGTCTTACCATAGTTTCATCATAATCATCAGCCTTTGGGTTGACACACACAATCATCCGGACTTTTCCTTCTCCATCAAAGTAGTTTTTAAACAGGTGTGTAACTTTAGAGTCCCTGTATGGCACCATCTGGAAAAGGAAACAAGGCTCTGTGAAACTGCATCTACTGGAACAttaacaaagaacaaagaaaaaaaataggaaCCTTATTAGTTCCACACATCTGGTTTTCACGCAGGACTTCCATACATGTGCGCAGTGTCATCAAGGACTGGTTAATATTTCCTGTGAATGAGAGGTGAAATAgactgagaaaaataaacagtctGAATGAACAcgtttaaaatgttgcagatTCACAGAAAGACATCAGATCCCACAGAAAGGAATTAACTGACCTGCTTCACGGAGACGGCTTCCCTCTGCCCGGGTTCTGCTGGTGCGCTCGCTGCCTGCCAGGTCCACCAAACACAGCTGGCTCACGTTCACCTGGTTTTTGTCCTAAAGGAAGATAAAATGCTTAATGACATGATGAGCTCCAATTGAAATTCAAACAAAATATTTCCACGTTTTGTcgtgtaaaacatgaaaaatgttttttgaagtGTAACTTCTGAGCTGCATGTCACCTGTAGAATGTGATCCCCATCAGCATCAAGCGGAGCCTGGGCTAATTTCACCATGAACACACTGTGGGAGCGACTGGATTCACGATTTAGTTGAGTGTTGGCTatcctccttttcttttgccctgaaaataaagatattttgtcaataaaagcattaacaaatgtttttttcaaataactatttttgcctttattggataggaaagtggataaagtcaggaagagagagtggagaatgacatgcagcaaaggagccacaggtcagattcaaacctggtCTGCCCGCTTTGAGGAAAGTTTGTACACAGTAGGGGTGCAAACGAGTACTcgggtatttaaaaaaaagaatgaaaactcTAAAGTCAGATCCGCCGAACTGCAGCGTGTCATcttcaagttaaaaaaataataaaactaaaaacgtCAAGGAGGTGAAAGCACCAAGTGTCAGAGGTCTGCTGAGGTTAATAATCGGTTACAAATTTTTTTTAATcgataatcgttttgtagtccacattcttgtaaatgttttttgttgcattgtGTGTTCTAGGATAGGcttaattcaaaacagaaaaaaaggagcatactcaaagagaaataaaacttcaggAGCACgagcacaaaaagaaaatagatgacaaacaaagcgctgataaaggctctgagctgaaacgcgtccgttgttgatctgtacgctgctaccctaacaaaaatatccctttaattaaccCCTTTATGAaatcacaatgaacaaaaagtcccaaacaaatgaaatatgcaACACGATCTACAAACGTTtagttcaaattgtctttttagtccacagaaaaagaaggactttcactttgcaATTACCGCTTCACCCCACCAAACCAACAACGCTTGAtatccaggacagagcagcataactagatgttttcctatattttggaattttaaatgattattcttttaataactacaaaacagaACAACCTTAAAGGGAGAAATAGCTCACAGCGGACGGACGAgcgagattgagcgagtgtgtcattacacacagaggagaaagatgaaacaggtcacctgttctattgtaacttcattcaccagagtaaagtgtgctctgcactgcagactgtagtctttgttaacacaatgttgctgtcaaaacagcttcaacgtgcgATGAGTGCGCATTGATGTCTGCACATCCGCTCACCACACTCACTActctaattataataaagtgttaaaacggtcATAACACGTCTGTGTGAggttttatttgaggtttgctgtctgttgaagtaagacATTTCATATTTGAACGTGAATACAAAGTAGGCCTtttactaacaattattaaaatccagAAGATTCAAACTAAATTAACAAAGAGATAATGTTTGTATTTCCACTCACCTTTCCAAAACACTTCAAAAGCCTCCTCTGTGGATTTCACTTCGACCTCTGTGCAGCCGGCAACATACATGTTGTGATTCTGGTCCTCTCGGAGAAGTTTGGATTGAGGTGGTCTGAAACAGGTTGATGAGAATTatcaacacacaccaacaatgCACACAGGGATGGGTTGCTTTAGTAAGACAAGAAGCAAAAGCAAAATGATGTTAGCTTTATAActaaaataacatacagtacattctAGGGAGAAATGCAGACACATTCAGGGgtacagacacatgcacaatgGGTTTGCACATAAGACATTAGGAGACATTATGGGTATCTAGACTAACAGTAACAGCAGGGAGCTAATCATTGAAGACAACAGCCACAGTCATGTCAAAGCTAGCCAGTAAACTACACTTGTCTATTTACAGAGCTTTGGATTAATGGGATGGGAATGCACTGATGaccaacacaataaaaaaagctaCAGCCATGTTACCCCTATAAATAAACAGAGTACTGAGCGATGTACTTTAACTGGCCACATACATGAACTCATTATTCCGTACAGGCGTGCCTCCACCGAGCCACCTAACAAACACAGGATTTGTACAAGTGCATCTcgtcaacaaaaaaatcacaactatAAGGAACACCTTAGTTGTGCACAGAAGAAGGATGTTAAGAGTGTCGGCAGAGTTGGGTAGCATTCCCAACTATAAAGGCAAAGACGACTGAGCTTTGTACAGAGATGAGTTAAAAGCATCCACACATTTGAACTTCTGTCACCTACTTAGGTCTGATTGGGTCAAATGGAGCATCTTCGAGGAGATCATAGATATAATTGTTGTAGACCTCGACGTAGGAAACGAAGACGCTGTAACAGCAGTCTTCATCCACATTGTCAGATTTACATGCCTCTTCTGAGCTGATCATATCTGCAATCTCTGGATCTGCCTTCTGCCTAAACACATAAACGACAAGAAAAGCAACAGTAAACAGTAATCTAAATTGACTTAACAGGCAGTAAAACCTTCAGAATTATGAACATCAATAGTATTTGAAACTTAAAAGTGAGATACAATCAGTCATAACTACCTGGATGATGGCGTTTTGGGCACGGACTGCTGACTGTCCCGCTTCTGTCTCTCTAGGAGAGCATCAACTTGATTCTGGATCTCCATTCCATTTTTGTCATCAGGTTTGAACACctaacaaagaaataaaactttGAACCAAACAGCTCACCCACAATGCTTAAATTGGAGACAAACTtctaaaacacaaatgaaagtcTTACAAATCGTTTGGCCTGCCAGGGTCCGATGCTGTTGAAGAGCATGTCCAGACTACGAGGGAGTAATCCGCCTTCCCCAGGTGAGCCAGTCATGGTGAACGTCTTACCGCTTCCAGTAACACCGTATGTAAAGAGCAGacctataaaataaaaaataatagtGGTTACAGAAGGCTCCGACTGACTTTACCGTCTGTGATATTACATATTCTGTTGGTTGGTGCGACCTTAATATTCAAAGTTTAGAATAACCAAAAGTCAAAGTAATAGTAACTCACACATTCAAACTCATATTTCACTTCTGTTTCAGAAAATGTTCCTTGAATTTACCCTTtcataatgaatgaatgaatgaatgaaacagtTGTAACTAACGTCCTGCTGATGAGTTAATGCTTATCCTTCCTTTATTCAATATTTGCGATTGTGCTCAGTTCACATCATATATTTCATGCATAGACAAAACTCTCACTGACTCACCGTTCTTGGAATGAATGAGGTCTTCCACCAGAGGCTTGGCAACATCCTCAAACAACTCAATTTGACTGGTATTTATACCAAATACTTTCTTAAAGGAGTACTGCGtctaaaaagcaaaaagaaaatgtagtaTGTGTTAGTGGCATTCAACAAGTCATGGCAAGAAGAGCCAATAGCCTTATTAGAATCATAACATTAAACCTTTTTGTGAAAAAGAAAGGCTCAGTTCTCTAACGAGTGTTGCTGTAACTAAACCACcttcatgattttttatttttttttatctgttacGCTACATAAGTTTTGTTgctgtataaaataaaacaaattatccAAATCCCTGACTTTGCAAAACCATTAAAGGCCATTTCCTAAAATGAACAAAGTATAGAGCAAAGGCGGTCACTGCAATGTGTGGATGTTGATATCAAATAATGCTTACCTCTTTGTATTCTCCATTGCGGTTTGCTTTAAGACCATCAGGAGGGTGAAGCTGAATCGTGGAGCTGCTGATCATCTCAATACAACATTCCTCATCTTCAGCTCCTAGAGGACGGATACGGCAGTATACCTACAGCGAAGATGAGATCTCACAACTTATAGACATACATTCGGGTAAACCgcagcaaacacagaaatgccTCCCTCTGACTACAACAATGTTAATGTTCTTACCACAGATAAGCACAATGAAGGTTCAGCTTTATGATTAATTTTCTATGTCCACTGAGGTCTTTTTTAGAGCTGCTGTTATTCAATATTAAACTCAGTTTGAGGAAAAGATGTGTTCACTTACTCCAACAGGATCCTTCTCTACGCTGGAAGGCTTTTTTGGGCCCGGCCTCCGAGGAGTTTTCCCTTTGCTGAAAGTGTTGAAGCAATACAGAATAGAGGTCAAACAACATCAATTATTTTAAGTCACATATGTCACATTACCAGACGGCGGATTATACTAAAAAATATTCACCCAAGTAACTAGCTACACATTATTGAAGTCATACTCTCAAGTtaggtgttgttgttgttgagttgaGGCAAGGACACAAttcaattaaatacaaatacttCAAATAATTTGAACTGAGacacaaaaccacacaaagCAGAGTGATGAACAGCTTTTTCTTCTTACTCTTCACCATATAtttatggaagcccatttccacaagttaaaaaaataaaaatgaaaataataaagtcataataatgagataagaagTCGAAATTGTGAGATATAAaatcgaaattatgagatataaagtagaaattatgagatataaagtagaaattatgagataaaaagtcataataatgagataagaaaaataatgatataaaaagtcataataatgagataataaGTCAAAATATGAGATgtaaagtcaaaattatgagatataaagtcataataatgagataaaaagtcataataatgagataagtaAAAATAATGAGTTAAAAAAttgaaattatgagactttattattttcattttcattttttttactggcggaaatgggcttccatataTATTGCTTaatgtttttaacatatttcTTATATGCCATCACGTTTTGTCAATTTATTTTCAGCTAAATGAAGCACACTCGCAAAGTTGACTCAGGTGTCACCTGCTCGTGAAATACTTGGTGAGGTGATGATCAGAAACGAAAGAAAAATAACGACTTGACGTAAGTTTGAATACGTTTTGATTTCCAAGAGAGAGCAGTAATAGCTTTTAGGTCAAAAGGTGAATGTTAAAGTCAGCATTGAAACGCAGACGAACAGTCAACTGAGTGCTAAGCTAGACAGCTAAGATAACTCAGCTCGTCGTTTTCTATCTATAGAGACTAAGAGAAGGTGGGTTACTTAATTGTCTGCATGTTATTAGCAGGCTGTAGCTTATTAGATGTTTATctaattatatttttaaacaattaaaaaaaaaaaacaaggaataagTTACTAACCCCGGTCTCTGCATTGTTTGTGTTTAGAAACTCCTCTGCAGACAAGTGCGCCCTGCTCGATTTGAATTCCCTCTTCCGGAAAGCTGTCGAATAATCCAACCAATCACAGTGAAGACGAGGCTGTTGCAGCGGATGTCCGGCCTCCGCCACCGCTATGTAAACTCCACCTTCTTTTAAGTGGTGTTCAAGTTTTCGGATAAATTAATCTCCAACTAGACAAATTCAAGTCAAGGCTTCAAGGATCGAAACAGCAACCCGTCAGGCTGTCATAGTAATCAGAAACAAGGCGCGCTAAAGTAAAAGTGGGCTTGAATGTTAAAATTAACGATATATTATTACATGAGTCGTTTTTACTTTGTGACATTATCATACTCGATTGTTGCTTTCCCGGTAGAATCATAAAAATCAGTGCTGAGCAAAATAATACAATGGATTGTATTTGTGGCGTCTCTGATACGACACAAGTCATGAACACAACAGATCAGAGGAACGAGTTCCCAACCAACCCATTACCGGAGGAGCACGTGAACGCAGCATCTGTAAACCAGCGAAGTGTAGCCATGaacacatagactgtaaatattacgacATGATTATGTCCTTCATGGCATGTTAAATAACTAAACGTTACCTATCTCTGTTATTCAGATACATAGTTTCAACTAGGATATAATATGTGTACAAGTGATTGACTCGAAGTATAGAAGGATTCGTATCCACTTCTACAAATGAAAGTATattgcaattattattattatattgtatCCATTCAAAAATTGTATTTAAGAAAATTGTTCAACGGGTGACGCCGTATAACAGTGAATAAATATTAACTTACAATGGATAGAAAATATTGTCTTTATCTGTTTATATTGTTTCCCAAATTCTAAATACAATTGTACTGATCAGAAACAGTAACTTCAGCTGGGTTTTTTCTGTGATTCACAGAAGATATAACAAA
Protein-coding regions in this window:
- the LOC109989438 gene encoding kinesin-like protein KIF23 isoform X5, which encodes MQRPGKGKTPRRPGPKKPSSVEKDPVGVYCRIRPLGAEDEECCIEMISSSTIQLHPPDGLKANRNGEYKETQYSFKKVFGINTSQIELFEDVAKPLVEDLIHSKNGLLFTYGVTGSGKTFTMTGSPGEGGLLPRSLDMLFNSIGPWQAKRFVFKPDDKNGMEIQNQVDALLERQKRDSQQSVPKTPSSRQKADPEIADMISSEEACKSDNVDEDCCYSVFVSYVEVYNNYIYDLLEDAPFDPIRPKPPQSKLLREDQNHNMYVAGCTEVEVKSTEEAFEVFWKGQKKRRIANTQLNRESSRSHSVFMVKLAQAPLDADGDHILQDKNQVNVSQLCLVDLAGSERTSRTRAEGSRLREAGNINQSLMTLRTCMEVLRENQMCGTNKMVPYRDSKVTHLFKNYFDGEGKVRMIVCVNPKADDYDETMLVMRFAEMTQEVEIARPVDRPICGLAAGRRHRNQVFRDELSRRLEEREGPNNADDQSLMSQLIESLPALPPCELADPADDMTLPRLIEVLERRHRIRQMMTEQFDKTATTLKSMIQQFDSQLNAKENFLHDQRSKLSEKDKVIINQRAELERLEKKSKTLEYKVDILQKTTDMYEQDKRSLQQELETREQRLHRELSERRRMEQRMQGVMTDTKLKWEKECERRVNAKQMEMQNKLWVKDEKLKQLKAIVTESGSGGVGFPVERQEKPERPSRERDQKRSASPSSLPTSTPVHLTHRRSHSAGGEKWVDHKPTSNLDLDTVMQPIIPNAIKVSAPNEKALSKCQKYVLRHQELASDGEIETKLIKGNVFKTRSGGQAVQFTDIETLKQECPTASSRKRRSGSGEGPAHIDDIENRAPVTSTSSIHGYQKRRKP
- the LOC109989438 gene encoding kinesin-like protein KIF23 isoform X2 produces the protein MQRPGKGKTPRRPGPKKPSSVEKDPVGVYCRIRPLGAEDEECCIEMISSSTIQLHPPDGLKANRNGEYKETQYSFKKVFGINTSQIELFEDVAKPLVEDLIHSKNGLLFTYGVTGSGKTFTMTGSPGEGGLLPRSLDMLFNSIGPWQAKRFVFKPDDKNGMEIQNQVDALLERQKRDSQQSVPKTPSSRQKADPEIADMISSEEACKSDNVDEDCCYSVFVSYVEVYNNYIYDLLEDAPFDPIRPKPPQSKLLREDQNHNMYVAGCTEVEVKSTEEAFEVFWKGQKKRRIANTQLNRESSRSHSVFMVKLAQAPLDADGDHILQDKNQVNVSQLCLVDLAGSERTSRTRAEGSRLREAGNINQSLMTLRTCMEVLRENQMCGTNKMVPYRDSKVTHLFKNYFDGEGKVRMIVCVNPKADDYDETMLVMRFAEMTQEVEIARPVDRPICGLAAGRRHRNQVFRDELSRRLEEREGPNNADDQSLMSQLIESLPALPPCELADPADDMTLPRLIEVLERRHRIRQMMTEQFDKTATTLKSMIQQFDSQLNAKENFLHDQRSKLSEKDKVIINQRAELERLEKKSKTLEYKVDILQKTTDMYEQDKRSLQQELETREQRLHRELSERRRMEQRMQGVMTDTKLKWEKECERRVNAKQMEMQNKLWVKDEKLKQLKAIVTESGSGGVGFPVERQEKPERPSRERDQKRSASPSSLPDISQTPSNQNRANVRAFQDLYPTPSSSSAYPSVASCISEWEHRVPVDSSSRARHVGTPQYRSRTPCQGTSSVGRRRGQLWAPDSEAPATTLVYGLDLEAGTRTSTPVHLTHRRSHSAGGEKWVDHKPTSNLDLDTVMQPIIPNAIKVSAPNEKALSKCQKYVLRHQELASDGEIETKLIKGNVFKTRSGGQAVQFTDIETLKQECPTASSRKRRSGSGEGPAHIDDIENRAPVTSTSSIHGYQKRRKP
- the LOC109989438 gene encoding kinesin-like protein KIF23 isoform X6, whose amino-acid sequence is MQRPGKGKTPRRPGPKKPSSVEKDPVGVYCRIRPLGAEDEECCIEMISSSTIQLHPPDGLKANRNGEYKETQYSFKKVFGINTSQIELFEDVAKPLVEDLIHSKNGLLFTYGVTGSGKTFTMTGSPGEGGLLPRSLDMLFNSIGPWQAKRFVFKPDDKNGMEIQNQVDALLERQKRDSQQSVPKTPSSRQKADPEIADMISSEEACKSDNVDEDCCYSVFVSYVEVYNNYIYDLLEDAPFDPIRPKWLGGGTPVRNNEFIPPQSKLLREDQNHNMYVAGCTEVEVKSTEEAFEVFWKGQKKRRIANTQLNRESSRSHSVFMVKLAQAPLDADGDHILQDKNQVNVSQLCLVDLAGSERTSRTRAEGSRLREAGNINQSLMTLRTCMEVLRENQMCGTNKMVPYRDSKVTHLFKNYFDGEGKVRMIVCVNPKADDYDETMLVMRFAEMTQEVEIARPVDRPICGLAAGRRHRNQVFRDELSRRLEEREGPNNADDQSLMSQLIESLPALPPCELADPADDMTLPRLIEVLERRHRIRQMMTEQFDKTATTLKSMIQQFDSQLNAKENFLHDQRSKLSEKDKVIINQRAELERLEKKSKTLEYKVDILQKTTDMYEQDKRSLQQELETREQRLHRELSERRRMEQRMQGVMTDTKLKWEKECERRVNAKQMEMQNKLWVKDEKLKQLKAIVTESGSGGVGFPVERQEKPERPSRERDQKRSASPSSLPGNVFKTRSGGQAVQFTDIETLKQECPTASSRKRRSGSGEGPAHIDDIENRAPVTSTSSIHGYQKRRKP
- the LOC109989438 gene encoding kinesin-like protein KIF23 isoform X4, encoding MQRPGKGKTPRRPGPKKPSSVEKDPVGVYCRIRPLGAEDEECCIEMISSSTIQLHPPDGLKANRNGEYKETQYSFKKVFGINTSQIELFEDVAKPLVEDLIHSKNGLLFTYGVTGSGKTFTMTGSPGEGGLLPRSLDMLFNSIGPWQAKRFVFKPDDKNGMEIQNQVDALLERQKRDSQQSVPKTPSSRQKADPEIADMISSEEACKSDNVDEDCCYSVFVSYVEVYNNYIYDLLEDAPFDPIRPKWLGGGTPVRNNEFIPPQSKLLREDQNHNMYVAGCTEVEVKSTEEAFEVFWKGQKKRRIANTQLNRESSRSHSVFMVKLAQAPLDADGDHILQDKNQVNVSQLCLVDLAGSERTSRTRAEGSRLREAGNINQSLMTLRTCMEVLRENQMCGTNKMVPYRDSKVTHLFKNYFDGEGKVRMIVCVNPKADDYDETMLVMRFAEMTQEVEIARPVDRPICGLAAGRRHRNQVFRDELSRRLEEREGPNNADDQSLMSQLIESLPALPPCELADPADDMTLPRLIEVLERRHRIRQMMTEQFDKTATTLKSMIQQFDSQLNAKENFLHDQRSKLSEKDKVIINQRAELERLEKKSKTLEYKVDILQKTTDMYEQDKRSLQQELETREQRLHRELSERRRMEQRMQGVMTDTKLKWEKECERRVNAKQMEMQNKLWVKDEKLKQLKAIVTESGSGGVGFPVERQEKPERPSRERDQKRSASPSSLPTSTPVHLTHRRSHSAGGEKWVDHKPTSNLDLDTVMQPIIPNAIKVSAPNEKALSKCQKYVLRHQELASDGEIETKLIKGNVFKTRSGGQAVQFTDIETLKQECPTASSRKRRSGSGEGPAHIDDIENRAPVTSTSSIHGYQKRRKP
- the LOC109989438 gene encoding kinesin-like protein KIF23 isoform X3 → MQRPGKGKTPRRPGPKKPSSVEKDPVGVYCRIRPLGAEDEECCIEMISSSTIQLHPPDGLKANRNGEYKETQYSFKKVFGINTSQIELFEDVAKPLVEDLIHSKNGLLFTYGVTGSGKTFTMTGSPGEGGLLPRSLDMLFNSIGPWQAKRFVFKPDDKNGMEIQNQVDALLERQKRDSQQSVPKTPSSRQKADPEIADMISSEEACKSDNVDEDCCYSVFVSYVEVYNNYIYDLLEDAPFDPIRPKWLGGGTPVRNNEFIPPQSKLLREDQNHNMYVAGCTEVEVKSTEEAFEVFWKGQKKRRIANTQLNRESSRSHSVFMVKLAQAPLDADGDHILQDKNQVNVSQLCLVDLAGSERTSRTRAEGSRLREAGNINQSLMTLRTCMEVLRENQMCGTNKMVPYRDSKVTHLFKNYFDGEGKVRMIVCVNPKADDYDETMLVMRFAEMTQEVEIARPVDRPICGLAAGRRHRNQVFRDELSRRLEEREGPNNADDQSLMSQLIESLPALPPCELADPADDMTLPRLIEVLERRHRIRQMMTEQFDKTATTLKSMIQQFDSQLNAKENFLHDQRSKLSEKDKVIINQRAELERLEKKSKTLEYKVDILQKTTDMYEQDKRSLQQELETREQRLHRELSERRRMEQRMQGVMTDTKLKWEKECERRVNAKQMEMQNKLWVKDEKLKQLKAIVTESGSGGVGFPVERQEKPERPSRERDQKRSASPSSLPDISQTPSNQNRANVRAFQDLYPTPSSSSAYPSVASCISEWEHRVPVDSSSRARHVGTPQYRSRTPCQGTSSVGRRRGQLWAPDSEAPATTLVYGLDLEAGTRGNVFKTRSGGQAVQFTDIETLKQECPTASSRKRRSGSGEGPAHIDDIENRAPVTSTSSIHGYQKRRKP
- the LOC109989438 gene encoding kinesin-like protein KIF23 isoform X1, producing the protein MQRPGKGKTPRRPGPKKPSSVEKDPVGVYCRIRPLGAEDEECCIEMISSSTIQLHPPDGLKANRNGEYKETQYSFKKVFGINTSQIELFEDVAKPLVEDLIHSKNGLLFTYGVTGSGKTFTMTGSPGEGGLLPRSLDMLFNSIGPWQAKRFVFKPDDKNGMEIQNQVDALLERQKRDSQQSVPKTPSSRQKADPEIADMISSEEACKSDNVDEDCCYSVFVSYVEVYNNYIYDLLEDAPFDPIRPKWLGGGTPVRNNEFIPPQSKLLREDQNHNMYVAGCTEVEVKSTEEAFEVFWKGQKKRRIANTQLNRESSRSHSVFMVKLAQAPLDADGDHILQDKNQVNVSQLCLVDLAGSERTSRTRAEGSRLREAGNINQSLMTLRTCMEVLRENQMCGTNKMVPYRDSKVTHLFKNYFDGEGKVRMIVCVNPKADDYDETMLVMRFAEMTQEVEIARPVDRPICGLAAGRRHRNQVFRDELSRRLEEREGPNNADDQSLMSQLIESLPALPPCELADPADDMTLPRLIEVLERRHRIRQMMTEQFDKTATTLKSMIQQFDSQLNAKENFLHDQRSKLSEKDKVIINQRAELERLEKKSKTLEYKVDILQKTTDMYEQDKRSLQQELETREQRLHRELSERRRMEQRMQGVMTDTKLKWEKECERRVNAKQMEMQNKLWVKDEKLKQLKAIVTESGSGGVGFPVERQEKPERPSRERDQKRSASPSSLPDISQTPSNQNRANVRAFQDLYPTPSSSSAYPSVASCISEWEHRVPVDSSSRARHVGTPQYRSRTPCQGTSSVGRRRGQLWAPDSEAPATTLVYGLDLEAGTRTSTPVHLTHRRSHSAGGEKWVDHKPTSNLDLDTVMQPIIPNAIKVSAPNEKALSKCQKYVLRHQELASDGEIETKLIKGNVFKTRSGGQAVQFTDIETLKQECPTASSRKRRSGSGEGPAHIDDIENRAPVTSTSSIHGYQKRRKP